The Nocardia sp. XZ_19_385 genome window below encodes:
- a CDS encoding tyrosine-protein phosphatase codes for MTFSRALRGTVAASAALFIGVLPLNIPVALADSAAVPVLRAPGQADRPMGLPHAPNARDIGGYPVTGGGKLKFGQVFRADALDTLDAGEQAKLEALKITGAIDFRSPTEVAAAPDKLPASIPRIELPVYDPANDFYIMISQIIGSGPEKQQETLGNGKAAEIMRTYYRWFITNPTARGQFSTALRSIATAPGPILFHCTAGKDRTGLMTAIIMEALGVAKGQIYQDFLESNDNLAAENEALLSALEARGLIKDRALLIPIVGVQRDYLDSSFDQIKQSYGSFEKFLSEGLGIDAATLDALKTKLVSKR; via the coding sequence GTGACTTTCTCGCGCGCACTCCGCGGCACCGTTGCCGCATCCGCTGCCTTGTTCATCGGTGTTCTACCGCTGAATATTCCTGTGGCACTAGCAGATTCGGCCGCCGTACCGGTGCTCCGGGCGCCCGGCCAGGCCGACCGCCCGATGGGTCTGCCACACGCACCCAACGCTCGCGACATCGGCGGCTACCCGGTGACCGGCGGCGGCAAGCTGAAGTTCGGCCAGGTGTTCCGCGCCGACGCGCTGGACACACTGGATGCCGGTGAACAGGCCAAGCTCGAGGCCTTGAAGATCACCGGAGCCATCGACTTCCGCAGCCCGACCGAGGTGGCCGCCGCGCCCGACAAGCTGCCGGCCTCGATTCCGCGCATCGAACTACCGGTGTACGACCCCGCCAACGACTTCTACATCATGATCTCTCAGATCATCGGCAGCGGCCCGGAGAAGCAGCAGGAAACCCTCGGCAACGGCAAAGCCGCCGAGATCATGCGGACCTACTACCGCTGGTTCATCACCAACCCGACCGCCCGCGGTCAGTTCAGCACCGCGCTGCGCAGCATCGCCACCGCGCCCGGCCCGATCCTGTTCCACTGCACCGCCGGCAAGGACCGGACCGGCTTGATGACCGCCATCATCATGGAGGCGCTCGGCGTCGCGAAAGGTCAGATCTACCAGGACTTCCTGGAGTCCAACGACAACCTCGCCGCCGAGAACGAGGCGCTGCTGTCCGCGCTGGAGGCCCGTGGCCTGATCAAGGATCGCGCTCTGCTGATCCCGATCGTCGGCGTGCAGCGCGACTACCTCGACTCCTCCTTCGACCAGATCAAGCAGTCCTACGGATCGTTCGAGAAGTTCCTCAGCGAGGGCCTCGGGATCGACGCGGCGACCCTGGACGCGCTGAAGACCAAGCTGGTCAGCAAGAGGTGA
- a CDS encoding amidohydrolase family protein gives MTRCDVVIRGGTVFDGAGSAPRVADVGVTDGKVVAIGEGLPDGVRTIEAAGKWVMPGMLDVHTHYDAEVLGSPGLGESVRHGVTTVVFGNCSLSTVYADAEDCADMFARVEALPWDAVNAAVKEHKDWDDPKSYAASLAGRPLGANVAALLGHSDIRVAVMGLERAVDGNVEPTAAELDRMRHMLIDALDAGFVGLSTIRSSFSKLEGKRYPTRQLPSTYASWREYAALNEILRQRNRVHQSTPTLTSRLEMARYFAQSAGRFRRPLKTTLIAAADVKADRTTARAAVAAAWLSNKLGGARFRWQHLPVPFEVYADGVDLVVFEEFGSGVAALNIRDVMRRSELLADEGYRRRFRKDLGKRFGPRVWHRNLYDAEIVGCPDAAVIGKSFGQVADERGIHPADALLDLTVAHGSALRWRTVIANDRDDVLDRLQLSPQVQVGFADSGAHLRNMAFYNFGLRLLERVHQRGFMPIEQAVHRLTGELADWYGLDAGQLREGARADITVIDPAGFDGSSAAYAEAPMPGIDVRRMVNRNDRAVAATLVNGHLLYEYGKFAKGFGTDLHAGTFLRAR, from the coding sequence ATGACGCGGTGCGATGTGGTGATTCGCGGCGGGACGGTGTTCGACGGGGCGGGTAGTGCGCCTCGGGTTGCCGATGTCGGGGTCACTGACGGCAAAGTTGTTGCGATCGGGGAAGGGCTGCCCGACGGGGTGCGCACGATCGAGGCGGCGGGGAAATGGGTGATGCCCGGGATGCTCGATGTGCACACCCACTATGACGCGGAGGTGCTCGGGAGCCCTGGGCTGGGGGAATCGGTGCGGCACGGCGTGACGACGGTGGTGTTCGGGAATTGTTCGCTGTCCACGGTTTACGCCGACGCGGAGGATTGCGCCGATATGTTCGCGCGTGTGGAGGCGCTGCCCTGGGACGCGGTCAATGCGGCGGTGAAGGAGCATAAGGATTGGGACGATCCGAAGTCCTATGCCGCGTCGCTGGCGGGGCGGCCGCTCGGCGCGAATGTGGCTGCGCTGCTCGGGCATTCGGATATCCGTGTCGCCGTCATGGGGTTGGAGCGGGCGGTCGATGGGAATGTGGAGCCGACCGCGGCCGAGCTGGATCGCATGCGCCACATGCTGATCGACGCACTGGATGCCGGGTTCGTCGGATTGTCCACTATCCGCAGCTCGTTCTCCAAGCTGGAAGGTAAGCGCTATCCCACTCGGCAGTTGCCTTCGACATACGCCAGCTGGCGAGAGTACGCCGCGCTGAATGAGATTCTGCGGCAACGCAATCGGGTGCATCAGAGCACGCCGACGCTCACCTCGCGGCTGGAGATGGCGCGGTACTTCGCCCAGAGCGCGGGGCGGTTCCGCCGGCCGTTGAAGACCACGCTGATCGCCGCCGCCGATGTGAAGGCCGACCGGACCACCGCCCGCGCCGCTGTCGCCGCGGCCTGGCTGTCCAACAAGCTGGGTGGTGCGCGGTTCCGCTGGCAGCATCTGCCGGTGCCGTTCGAGGTGTATGCCGACGGCGTCGACCTGGTGGTGTTCGAGGAATTCGGTTCCGGTGTAGCGGCTTTGAACATTCGTGACGTCATGCGGCGGAGCGAGTTGCTCGCGGACGAGGGCTACCGTCGCCGGTTCCGTAAGGATCTCGGCAAGCGCTTCGGGCCACGGGTGTGGCACCGGAATCTCTACGACGCGGAGATCGTGGGGTGCCCGGACGCCGCGGTGATCGGTAAATCCTTCGGCCAGGTCGCCGACGAACGCGGCATCCATCCCGCCGACGCGCTGCTCGATCTGACCGTCGCGCACGGCTCCGCCCTGCGCTGGCGCACGGTCATCGCCAACGATCGCGACGACGTGCTGGACCGGCTGCAACTGTCACCGCAGGTGCAGGTCGGATTCGCCGATTCCGGTGCGCACCTGCGGAATATGGCGTTCTACAACTTCGGTCTGCGCCTGCTCGAACGGGTGCATCAGCGCGGTTTCATGCCGATCGAGCAGGCCGTCCATCGGCTCACCGGCGAGCTCGCCGACTGGTACGGACTCGACGCCGGTCAGCTGCGTGAGGGTGCGCGCGCCGATATCACGGTGATCGATCCGGCCGGTTTCGACGGATCCAGCGCCGCCTATGCCGAAGCGCCGATGCCCGGCATCGACGTGCGGCGGATGGTCAACCGCAACGACCGCGCCGTCGCCGCCACACTGGTGAACGGGCACCTGCTCTACGAGTACGGGAAATTCGCAAAAGGTTTCGGCACCGACCTGCATGCGGGAACATTCCTACGCGCCCGCTGA
- a CDS encoding maleylpyruvate isomerase family mycothiol-dependent enzyme, giving the protein MTEGDVRKAIEAERGELADILAGLDESEWDKPSLCAGWRVREVVAHITMPFRMSLPTFGLEMMKARGNFNKMADRVARRETADISSAAFVKCLRDNITHPWKPPGGKFEDALGHDIIHGLDITVALGLDRVVPEDRLRYVISEQSPKSIKFFGVDLNGVELRADDMDWTYGSGEPLTGRAQDLLLVQCGRKLPPGHLHGAAAGRFTSC; this is encoded by the coding sequence ATGACCGAAGGTGACGTACGCAAGGCGATCGAGGCGGAACGGGGCGAGCTGGCCGATATTTTGGCCGGACTCGACGAGAGCGAATGGGACAAGCCGTCCTTGTGCGCCGGGTGGCGGGTGCGGGAGGTGGTCGCCCACATCACCATGCCGTTCCGGATGTCGCTCCCTACGTTCGGGCTCGAGATGATGAAGGCGCGCGGCAACTTCAATAAGATGGCGGACCGCGTGGCCCGCAGGGAGACCGCCGACATCTCGTCGGCGGCCTTCGTGAAATGCCTGCGCGACAACATCACCCACCCCTGGAAGCCGCCGGGCGGCAAGTTCGAGGACGCACTCGGTCACGACATCATCCACGGGCTCGACATCACTGTGGCGCTGGGACTCGATCGCGTCGTCCCGGAAGACCGGCTGCGGTATGTGATCAGCGAGCAATCGCCCAAGAGCATAAAGTTCTTCGGCGTCGACCTGAACGGCGTCGAATTGCGCGCCGACGACATGGACTGGACCTACGGCTCCGGCGAGCCACTGACCGGACGCGCCCAGGACCTGCTGCTGGTGCAGTGCGGCCGGAAACTGCCGCCAGGTCACTTGCACGGCGCGGCGGCAGGCCGGTTCACCTCTTGCTGA
- a CDS encoding co-chaperone YbbN, producing the protein MPTVTLTQLNFSTVVAGNNIVLVDWWAGWCGPSTHFAPVYEDSAERHPELVYGKVDVEAEIELTALAQVDRFPTLMAFREGLLVFNKAGFLPAADLEEVVQQIMWLDMDAVRRAAAEGEGGQVAAKPSVSTNSQRLAGQAAGPARYGWPGL; encoded by the coding sequence ATGCCCACCGTGACCTTGACCCAGCTCAACTTCAGCACCGTCGTAGCCGGTAACAACATCGTCCTCGTCGATTGGTGGGCCGGCTGGTGCGGGCCGAGCACCCACTTCGCGCCCGTGTACGAGGATTCCGCGGAGCGGCACCCGGAGCTGGTGTACGGCAAGGTCGACGTCGAAGCCGAGATCGAGCTGACCGCGCTGGCGCAGGTCGACCGATTCCCGACCCTGATGGCGTTCCGCGAGGGTTTGCTGGTGTTCAACAAGGCCGGGTTCCTGCCTGCCGCCGATCTGGAAGAGGTTGTGCAGCAGATCATGTGGCTGGACATGGACGCTGTGCGCCGCGCCGCCGCCGAAGGCGAAGGCGGTCAGGTCGCCGCGAAACCCAGCGTGTCGACGAATTCGCAACGCCTCGCGGGCCAGGCCGCCGGACCCGCCCGATATGGCTGGCCGGGCTTATGA
- a CDS encoding L-fucose/L-arabinose isomerase family protein, translating into MARIGVISFSDGRDYVHAGIAHFIRTTEDRLVAALTEAGHEVICGSTPISDNALAGSVARSVAAAGVDLTVFHYAVWAFPHFTMLAAGVTPGPLLLLSNIDPVQPGMVGMLAAGGALDQIGREHARLWGDPADSELIAAIGARARAAGAVAALRGSTFGRFGGRPMGMNTAVANTDQWQRLFGIDVEEIDQWEIVRRAELADGAEAKGAREWLEQHATVHYDGQKLTPELLERQIRSYLAVRELIEEWRLDFSGIKGQPELTQYFATMDVTEAFLNDPYDWNGPKETHVCATEADMDGALTMQLLKQIAGTPVLFADVRHYHADRDIWDLCNSGQHATWFAARSDDPAENLAKVHLYPEVFFFPAGGASVHHLAAPGEMTLARLTRKDGAYRMQLMLGEFETYDAEANEALMRQSTWEWPHAFARLDAPADDFLSRFGANHIHAVPGDHRETVRAACGLLGVTLDEFTRGAR; encoded by the coding sequence ATGGCACGCATCGGCGTTATCAGTTTTTCCGACGGGCGCGACTATGTGCACGCGGGTATCGCGCATTTCATCAGGACGACGGAAGATCGTCTGGTTGCGGCGCTTACGGAGGCCGGGCACGAGGTGATCTGCGGGTCTACGCCGATCAGTGACAATGCGCTGGCCGGGTCGGTGGCGCGGAGTGTGGCGGCGGCCGGGGTCGATTTGACGGTGTTCCATTATGCGGTGTGGGCTTTCCCGCATTTCACGATGCTGGCGGCGGGGGTGACGCCGGGGCCGTTGCTGTTGTTGTCGAATATCGATCCGGTGCAGCCGGGAATGGTGGGGATGCTGGCGGCCGGTGGGGCGCTGGATCAGATCGGGCGTGAGCATGCGCGGTTGTGGGGCGACCCGGCTGATTCGGAGCTGATTGCCGCGATCGGGGCCAGGGCGCGGGCGGCGGGTGCGGTGGCGGCCTTGCGGGGCAGTACTTTCGGGCGGTTCGGTGGGCGGCCGATGGGGATGAACACCGCGGTCGCCAATACCGATCAGTGGCAGCGGCTGTTCGGGATCGATGTCGAGGAGATCGATCAGTGGGAGATCGTGCGGCGCGCGGAACTAGCCGATGGTGCGGAGGCGAAGGGTGCGCGGGAATGGCTGGAGCAGCATGCCACCGTGCATTACGACGGGCAGAAATTGACCCCGGAGCTGCTGGAACGCCAGATTCGCTCGTATCTGGCGGTGCGTGAGCTGATCGAGGAGTGGCGGCTGGATTTCAGCGGGATCAAGGGGCAGCCGGAACTCACCCAGTATTTCGCGACCATGGACGTCACCGAGGCGTTCCTGAACGATCCCTACGATTGGAACGGGCCGAAAGAGACCCACGTGTGCGCCACCGAGGCGGATATGGACGGTGCGCTTACCATGCAGCTGCTGAAGCAGATCGCCGGTACGCCAGTGCTTTTCGCGGATGTACGGCACTATCACGCCGATCGTGACATCTGGGATCTGTGCAATTCGGGGCAGCACGCGACCTGGTTCGCGGCCCGCAGCGACGATCCGGCGGAGAACCTGGCGAAGGTGCACCTGTATCCGGAGGTGTTCTTCTTCCCGGCGGGCGGCGCGTCCGTCCACCACCTCGCCGCACCGGGGGAAATGACCTTGGCGCGACTCACACGTAAGGACGGGGCGTACCGAATGCAGTTGATGCTGGGCGAATTCGAAACCTACGACGCGGAGGCCAACGAGGCGTTGATGCGGCAGTCGACCTGGGAATGGCCGCACGCCTTCGCCCGGCTGGACGCGCCCGCCGACGACTTCCTGTCCCGCTTCGGCGCCAATCACATTCACGCGGTCCCCGGCGATCACCGCGAAACCGTCCGCGCGGCATGCGGATTGCTCGGGGTGACCCTGGACGAGTTCACTCGGGGTGCGCGGTGA
- a CDS encoding FGGY-family carbohydrate kinase: MSDALFLGVDIGTSSSKGVLVRPDGSIVARAERVHGVSTPRPGWVEHDAEKIWWTDFVEIARELVAAADGARLGGLGVSGIGPCLLPADAAGNPLRPAILYGVDTRATAEIAELNEEFGADTVLERAGSPLTTQAIGPKLRWLAWNEPEVAARTELLLMASSFLVHRLTGRYILDHQSASQCVPMYDLRKREWSADWCETIAPWLRLPELAWPSEIVGAVTETASAATGLPAGLPVTAGTVDAWAEAASVGVAAPGDAMVMYGTTMFLVQVLTEPQPHPGLWTTCGAWPGTYTVAAGMATSGAVTEWLRKLVGGDFSDLVEEAARVPLGSRGLLVLPYFAGERTPLFDPDARGLIAGLTLGHGRSELYRAALESIAYGVRHNLAAMSEEGGQAQRLVAVGGGTRGGLWTQIVSDVTGMPQQLTAETIGACLGDAMFAAAAAGIDTAGWNPVVDTVEPDRQRYDQYEPFYRHYRELYTATAEIAHFLAREQHRAHPAGAE; this comes from the coding sequence GTGAGCGACGCGCTATTCCTCGGTGTCGACATCGGGACCTCCAGTTCGAAGGGCGTGCTGGTCCGTCCCGACGGCAGCATCGTCGCCAGAGCCGAACGCGTGCACGGTGTTTCGACGCCACGACCGGGCTGGGTGGAGCACGACGCGGAGAAGATCTGGTGGACGGATTTCGTCGAGATCGCCCGGGAGCTGGTCGCTGCCGCGGACGGTGCCCGCTTGGGCGGCCTCGGGGTCTCCGGTATCGGCCCGTGCCTGCTGCCCGCCGACGCCGCGGGCAATCCGCTGCGCCCCGCGATCCTCTATGGCGTCGACACCCGCGCGACCGCCGAAATCGCCGAACTGAACGAGGAATTCGGGGCGGACACGGTCCTGGAACGGGCGGGTTCACCGCTGACCACCCAGGCGATCGGCCCGAAACTGCGCTGGCTCGCCTGGAACGAACCGGAGGTCGCCGCCCGCACCGAATTGCTGCTGATGGCGAGTTCCTTTCTGGTGCACCGGCTCACCGGCCGCTACATTCTCGACCACCAGTCGGCCAGTCAGTGCGTGCCGATGTACGACCTGCGCAAGCGCGAATGGTCCGCGGACTGGTGCGAGACCATCGCGCCGTGGCTGCGGCTGCCCGAACTCGCCTGGCCCTCCGAGATCGTCGGCGCGGTCACCGAAACCGCCTCGGCGGCAACGGGTCTGCCCGCCGGGCTACCGGTCACCGCGGGCACCGTCGACGCCTGGGCCGAGGCCGCCAGCGTCGGGGTCGCGGCGCCCGGTGACGCGATGGTCATGTATGGCACCACCATGTTCCTGGTCCAGGTACTGACCGAACCGCAACCGCACCCTGGCCTGTGGACCACCTGCGGCGCCTGGCCCGGCACCTACACGGTGGCGGCCGGCATGGCCACCTCCGGCGCGGTGACCGAGTGGTTGCGCAAACTCGTCGGCGGTGATTTCTCCGACCTCGTCGAGGAAGCCGCCCGGGTGCCGCTGGGCAGTCGCGGGCTGCTGGTGCTGCCGTACTTCGCGGGGGAGCGCACGCCCCTGTTCGACCCGGACGCCCGCGGCCTGATCGCCGGACTCACCCTCGGCCACGGCCGCTCCGAGTTGTACCGTGCCGCACTGGAATCCATCGCCTACGGCGTCCGGCACAACTTGGCCGCGATGAGCGAGGAAGGCGGGCAGGCGCAGCGCTTGGTCGCGGTCGGCGGCGGCACCAGGGGCGGTCTGTGGACCCAGATCGTCTCCGACGTCACCGGCATGCCCCAGCAACTGACCGCCGAGACCATCGGCGCCTGCCTCGGCGACGCCATGTTCGCGGCCGCCGCGGCCGGCATCGATACCGCCGGCTGGAATCCGGTGGTGGACACCGTCGAACCCGACCGGCAGCGCTACGACCAATACGAACCGTTCTACCGGCACTACCGCGAGCTCTACACCGCTACCGCCGAGATCGCGCACTTCCTGGCCCGCGAGCAACACCGCGCGCACCCGGCTGGTGCCGAATAG
- a CDS encoding zinc-dependent alcohol dehydrogenase family protein, protein MRAVVVETPGRFSVREVPDPAPQAGEVVVRVHAVGICGTDVHIVEGEFPPTPYPIVPGHEFAGEIVTAAGEWRVGDRVAVDPSLFCGACHYCGIGRGNLCERWGAIGDTVDGAMAEYVAVPAANCYRLPEGMPMTHGALVEPLSCAVHGFDRLPRTLGAHYLLYGAGTMGLLMLQLARIAGAASVSVVDVNTARLEVAAKLGADAIATGAEEFDRARGWEVVIDCTGAIAAIEDGLTRVRRGGVFQQFGVAPGAATAAVSPFRIYNDEISIIGSMAVLGSFGRAVELMGKGAIDAETMITHTFGLDEFPDALQAFRNGVGRKIQIRPSGAREASMASQGDAMRGSM, encoded by the coding sequence ATGCGCGCGGTGGTGGTGGAGACGCCTGGGCGGTTCTCGGTGCGGGAGGTGCCGGATCCGGCGCCCCAGGCCGGGGAGGTGGTGGTGCGGGTTCATGCGGTCGGGATCTGCGGGACCGACGTGCACATTGTCGAAGGGGAGTTTCCGCCGACGCCGTATCCGATTGTGCCCGGGCATGAATTCGCCGGGGAGATCGTGACAGCGGCGGGCGAATGGCGGGTTGGGGATCGGGTGGCGGTGGACCCGTCGTTGTTCTGCGGGGCTTGCCATTACTGCGGGATCGGGCGCGGGAATCTGTGTGAGCGATGGGGTGCCATCGGCGACACCGTGGATGGGGCGATGGCCGAGTATGTGGCGGTGCCGGCGGCCAACTGTTATCGGTTGCCGGAGGGGATGCCGATGACGCACGGGGCGTTGGTGGAGCCGCTGTCGTGCGCGGTGCACGGGTTCGACCGGTTGCCACGGACGCTCGGAGCGCACTATCTGCTGTACGGGGCGGGGACGATGGGCTTGTTGATGTTGCAGCTGGCGCGAATAGCCGGGGCCGCTTCGGTGTCGGTGGTGGATGTGAACACCGCGCGGCTCGAGGTGGCGGCGAAGTTGGGCGCCGATGCGATTGCGACTGGGGCCGAAGAGTTCGACCGGGCTCGAGGTTGGGAAGTCGTAATCGACTGCACCGGGGCAATCGCGGCGATCGAAGACGGGTTGACACGGGTCCGGCGAGGCGGGGTGTTTCAACAGTTCGGGGTGGCGCCGGGCGCGGCGACCGCGGCGGTGTCGCCGTTCCGGATCTACAACGACGAGATCAGCATCATCGGTTCGATGGCGGTGCTCGGAAGTTTCGGGCGCGCAGTGGAACTCATGGGCAAGGGCGCGATCGATGCCGAAACCATGATCACGCACACCTTCGGGCTCGACGAGTTTCCGGATGCGCTCCAGGCTTTCCGCAACGGGGTGGGCCGAAAGATCCAGATTCGTCCGAGCGGCGCTCGAGAGGCGTCGATGGCGTCACAGGGTGACGCGATGCGTGGGAGCATGTAG
- a CDS encoding PEP-utilizing enzyme has translation MRVLITGVTEPSGRAVARMLLAAGHEVAGLDQRWHRFVDPRVQFTEGNPADPAVCAKAVAECATVIHLAGPGVSAIADAVREADAHLVVPVVAGVRSAGVPEAEIVQSLKDSGAEHLLVRTALVAGRRIGHQTRRALEPILGSRSEQNFQLLHTDDLERFLVLAATAPRVGVVELAAPGVVTTAQVREVMRDKGVRYSAWVPGWSARRPLLNPAAAQEDWGFRCGWTAHEVAADLVRGMVGRKPAGGDFRTRRGAIPLPGHVIPARARTSDNHELADVAPEGLEGEFDDRVDPRYPVHTATNTSEALPGPLTPLTIDLHAGAIRLANEAMGTMIALDGIALEHWTSRVTTVLGHHIYINASIGVLAAENMPGWDEESIRRDAYGNIPDEIPLTPHGKPPMPTGLGSVAGTWRATSRVIATARRFGATAELINAAAKAEALDAEAIHELADEQLHVRALLWRDRLYQAWQAASIGVMMTGAATAVHARGKNAGEVPIDLRRLESAKPMLAVERLAEICRADPDLRELARAGDVAGARAKSAAFATALDEELAEVAHRGPGECELINPTFGDKPTLLVNAAARAAEMPAPKREPVDQSPGRTARMAAGATVARERARDAVVRINHCLRIAVRERGARLVDAGVLRVPEDAYFLTLDEIFVPPADVAGLVTRRKAERERLKALRMPDVIAGHWEPVADAGALAADESLTGIGVCPGVVEGRVKLVLSLDDDIEPGDILVASVTDTGHTAMFAYAAAVVTDIGGSASHAAIVAREFGIPCVVDTKTATTSLSDGQRVRVDGAAGTVTLLADA, from the coding sequence ATGCGGGTCCTGATCACCGGAGTCACCGAACCCAGCGGTCGTGCCGTAGCGCGCATGCTGTTGGCCGCCGGGCATGAGGTGGCGGGGCTGGACCAGCGGTGGCATCGCTTCGTCGATCCGCGCGTGCAGTTCACCGAAGGCAATCCCGCCGATCCGGCGGTGTGCGCCAAGGCTGTCGCCGAGTGCGCGACGGTGATCCATCTGGCCGGGCCCGGGGTTTCGGCGATCGCCGACGCGGTGCGCGAAGCCGATGCGCACCTGGTGGTTCCAGTGGTGGCCGGGGTGCGGTCGGCGGGCGTGCCCGAGGCCGAAATCGTTCAGAGCCTGAAGGATTCGGGAGCCGAACACCTCCTGGTTCGTACCGCGCTGGTCGCGGGCCGCCGCATCGGGCACCAGACCCGGCGCGCCCTCGAACCGATCTTGGGCTCCCGCTCGGAGCAGAACTTCCAGCTCCTGCACACCGACGACCTGGAACGCTTCCTGGTGCTGGCCGCGACCGCACCGCGTGTCGGCGTCGTCGAACTCGCCGCCCCCGGTGTGGTCACCACCGCGCAGGTGCGGGAAGTGATGCGCGACAAGGGCGTTCGCTATTCCGCATGGGTACCCGGCTGGTCGGCGCGCAGGCCGCTGCTGAACCCGGCCGCGGCGCAGGAGGACTGGGGTTTCCGCTGCGGCTGGACCGCTCACGAGGTCGCCGCCGACCTGGTGCGCGGAATGGTCGGGCGCAAACCCGCGGGTGGCGATTTCCGGACCCGTCGCGGCGCGATTCCCCTGCCCGGCCACGTGATTCCCGCTCGCGCGCGCACCTCCGACAACCACGAACTGGCCGACGTCGCTCCCGAAGGCCTGGAGGGCGAATTCGACGACCGAGTCGACCCGCGCTACCCGGTGCACACCGCGACCAACACCTCCGAGGCCCTGCCGGGCCCGCTCACCCCGCTGACCATCGATCTGCACGCCGGCGCCATCCGGCTCGCCAACGAGGCCATGGGCACCATGATCGCCCTCGACGGAATCGCGCTGGAGCACTGGACAAGTCGCGTCACCACGGTGCTCGGCCATCACATCTACATCAACGCCTCCATCGGCGTGCTGGCCGCGGAGAACATGCCCGGCTGGGACGAGGAGAGCATCCGCCGCGACGCCTACGGCAATATTCCCGACGAGATCCCGCTGACCCCGCACGGCAAACCGCCCATGCCGACCGGCCTCGGCAGTGTCGCGGGCACCTGGCGCGCCACCTCCCGGGTGATCGCCACCGCCCGCCGCTTCGGCGCCACCGCCGAACTGATCAACGCCGCCGCGAAGGCCGAAGCGCTGGACGCCGAGGCGATTCACGAACTCGCCGACGAACAGCTGCATGTGCGCGCCCTGCTCTGGCGTGACCGGCTGTATCAGGCCTGGCAGGCGGCCTCGATCGGCGTCATGATGACCGGCGCGGCCACCGCCGTCCACGCCCGCGGCAAGAACGCGGGCGAGGTCCCGATCGACCTGCGTCGCCTGGAGTCGGCGAAACCGATGCTCGCGGTGGAACGCCTCGCCGAGATCTGCCGTGCCGATCCGGATCTGCGCGAACTCGCCCGCGCCGGCGACGTCGCCGGGGCCCGCGCGAAGTCGGCTGCCTTCGCTACAGCCTTGGACGAGGAACTGGCCGAGGTCGCCCACCGCGGCCCCGGTGAATGCGAACTGATCAACCCGACCTTCGGTGACAAGCCCACCCTGTTGGTCAACGCGGCCGCCCGCGCAGCCGAAATGCCCGCTCCGAAAAGGGAACCCGTAGATCAGTCGCCGGGTCGGACCGCTCGCATGGCCGCGGGAGCGACCGTCGCCCGGGAACGCGCCCGCGACGCCGTCGTCCGGATCAACCACTGCCTGCGCATCGCGGTGCGCGAACGTGGCGCCCGCCTCGTCGATGCCGGTGTGCTCCGCGTCCCCGAAGACGCATACTTCCTCACCTTGGACGAAATCTTCGTTCCTCCAGCCGATGTCGCGGGCCTGGTCACGCGCCGGAAGGCCGAGCGCGAACGCCTGAAGGCGCTCCGCATGCCCGATGTCATTGCCGGGCACTGGGAACCGGTCGCCGACGCGGGCGCGCTGGCCGCCGACGAAAGCCTCACCGGCATCGGCGTCTGCCCCGGCGTCGTGGAGGGCCGGGTGAAACTCGTGCTCTCCCTGGACGATGACATCGAGCCCGGCGACATCCTGGTCGCCTCGGTCACCGACACCGGCCACACCGCCATGTTCGCCTACGCGGCGGCCGTGGTCACCGACATCGGCGGCTCCGCCTCACACGCCGCCATCGTCGCCCGGGAGTTCGGCATCCCCTGCGTGGTCGACACCAAGACCGCCACCACCAGCCTCTCGGACGGCCAGCGCGTCCGCGTCGACGGGGCCGCGGGCACCGTCACCCTGCTCGCCGACGCCTGA